The Aedes albopictus strain Foshan chromosome 2, AalbF5, whole genome shotgun sequence region atgatttcaaaattagtactcaatttgatctttggaaagtcTTGTGCAATCcactgtataaatgtcgaaatttcccaacattgcgcatgaaaactatttaaagttttcaactttcattatgcgccatccccaaataacgtaacgcttcaggagatagggattaaataaattacgtaacgcttcaggggaatagggaatacagcctagcgttacgactcatacaaaaaaagTTGGAGGTATCAACAAAAACACATTATGGAggccgccagatcctaatgaaccaaccaccgagttcaaaaatgtcgaatttagcgttacgtaataaatagatgttTCCTTGTCAACCACAAAATATACAAACGAGCATACTGCGACAAAAAGTAAGTAGAAGTGGCCCTGTTTTTCAATATGCGGGTTTATAGATGCAGATTCCCgatcaccggacaatttgggagCTTAATCGACCCGCTAAGCAAAACACgaccatttcgaaaaacggactaTTTTATtttagattcaacaaaacatatcgCTGCAGTCAACCAGCTTttatacgaacagacgacagtcgtgaaGACTACGATtttctaaatgtttccaaagcttttctgggcgacaatTCACAATAGGGCGCGTTCAGTGAAGTACTggatttttagctgattttttgatgGCTAGAAGGTAATTTCTCCGCTTCGGCAACGAAATTATGCAAAAAGTGTgggcattatgattccttgccttatttaatGTTGTTAGAACAAAACTTCGTTGCAAAAAACGGAGAAAATACTAACACAGATACCCAAAGTTTTGCACAaatagcattaaattaggcaaggaaatgcgtcatttcattgcagaaattgagaatttACCTCAATACacctctcaccatacaaaaattcagctcattaggggctgtccataaaccacgtggtcatggggggggggggggggttcggccaatgaccattttgtatggacgaataaaaaaatttgtatggactaatgaccaggcgggggggggggggggggggggggggtgggttgagaagtcccaaaaaaatgactacgtggtttatggacagccccttacaacaATCTAGTATTCCATTGATTGCGTGGatttggtggaaattcgtccatgtcccaaacatgtttctacacatgtcgtttttaaagtttggatcgcTAGCTTTGTTAATAATTCAGAGAAtaggcataaaatgtgaaatcatctagagaaatgtGCTCTCTTAGTtaaggaaaatatgcaattcctaattgagctttaattcatttttattttccatactttCGCTTCAGTTTGCAAATCTTGAGTGGAAACCGTCTTAATATTCTGcggaaaatctgaaaaatacaacttaagatcaaaattagctcttcacatttccatctgcaacatccagaaatcgaaagatcagaaaattactgctcaagatcaaaatcagttctttcacacattcatgtataacatccgaaaattgtaagatctgaaaactactattcaagatcaaaattagttctttcacacactcatctacaacatggcgggaccaaacctaCAAAAGTCTTAGTAGTCtgtgattgcattaacagttgaagcttaggctcttatgccccaccagccagataaccgggttttgcaaactaagcattatttgtggcaacactttaagcgacatgatggaactatgccgagtgcGCCAAGTGTTATAAGACCACTAATATAGTTGCATGAAGTCAAATATACTATATCAACAATATAGGTCACATCACGTTtttacatacaacgacatggagacaccGTTAGCGAATCATTTCAGCAcaacctgttgtcagaaaaagtaaaaaaatgtagttttatttgttttagtttaccgtgcaatgcgacatttattgaaaaaaattggaTGGATGTTGGATattttgtcagtgttacgtctgtttgtgaccaaatgttgcattttggtTTATTTGCAATGTAAATGGTATTTATTCAGCTTAAATAAATGCTGAATAATTTTCATTCAGCTGAGAATGTTATAGTTTAAGCACTAATTCAACATGCATGTTTATTTATGACTTctaatggttacttgggagaGTAACGCATATTACAATTCCAATACCGTAATACGGAATAACATTGATTATTATTTCGATGTATCTTTAATAGTTTCCTTGCACATGccaggctttttaatctaatgttTGATTTAGTTAATTTGAGGTAGCATTGATCACCTAAgttatcaatgttcgtttgtgttaaaaGCACTCCTACTTATTGAATTTGGGGACACTGATTTCTAATATGTtacccaaattcttacaagttagaATCTTTTTGAGTTATTTCAAGATAAAAATCCTCTAAACTATGATAAACACTTAAAGGTAGGCAATATATGAAtgttataccgtctacccccgttggtttgaccgcatctaatatgaacactttttaatttgacccccgttaatctgcacatcgttcaaactaaacattgttcaaacgtcattctgctcatggcaCGGAGTGAAACgggacgcagaatcaaaacaaaacagcaaaaagggttacaaTCAGtgcgtttttcgatgcccacagggttactagaagttcaaattaaaaaatgaacccgttggtttgcatgaggtgtcgttcaaaccaacgagggtagacggtaagaACTTAATAAACTATTAATTTAATAAACTTTGTTAAATCGTCCATTTTAAAGAAATGGAGCAGTTTTATAAAAGTTTCGCTTACTAAATTTGAATCTTGGATGTCATATTGAGAtattacagtgatttcgaacctcacatTATATCTATCATTAATACCAGGCATGAATGTTTGAGAATGTATTCAAATGTGTAGTGTAACCGGTGGTTCCAATAGTTACTAATGCGATGCAAATCACAGTTAGGAAAACATTGATTCATTTATTAGTTTATGAGACTCAATTTCCATGAATTATATATCATTCAGTACCTAACCAATATATCAGATTACGAAATATCATTCATGTGCACAAATTATCGCAATGAAAATGGTCaagtcgatcaatgttaccccgctgatcaatattaccccggattacggtaccgggATTGGCGCTTTTAAGAATGACACAATTTCAGTAATGATCAATCTCACGAAACGCGATTTTGATATCTCCAAAGAAAGATATGTTTCCTTCCTTCCGGGAAGCAATCCTTTATGCATCCTTGgctcatgcatttaacgatcaattcaaatttcatttgatttgtgcgatccttccaccagaggcgctagtgctagatcgctttgacgtttgccagtgtacacgttgctgaatgatgcaaacgaaaattacaggcgctgtgtttagtagtgtgcgtgttagacaaacgtcaaatcaaaatctatcgtggccgacagtgtcgcgcggttctaccactaggtggcagtgtactcatgaaaaagacaccggataaaagtttttgaggaataaTTTCCTTtaagtgctacgtctgtttgtatgtgcttTTAGGAAATCTCATGGAAGTTTGCAATGCAGTCGCTTGGACTTCTCCAAAACTTATTCTAGGTTACCCTAaaaagtttcttccgggattcgtctAAGATATCTCTTACTATTCCCCTTGGTTACCTCTTGGAATTCGATGCGATTTATCGTAAGATAGAGTTTCTCACACcatttttaaattccttcagtagttttttcggagattgtttcaggaaatccACCATGAGCTCCAACTCGTTAAGAAAATCATTATAGCCAAGACATCCTCTTAAAGTTCGCCTAAGAGTTGATTTTGAGATTTACCAAggtttttcttccgaaattcgtacagaaatttGATTCGTAAAAATTTCGTacgggagttccttcggaaattcttcaaagagtttaattaatatttttcctggaaacctTCTGGGACTCATCCAAAACTTTGCAGTGGgagtttttttctggatatctgaTTTTGAATACTTCCAAGCGAGTTCGATAGATATATTCTATCTTTATTTgatttggaatttctccgggatttttatctccaagagttctttctaggattcctccaagagattattcttagaattctccaggagttgcttatagtatttaatcctccagaagttctttataCAAATCCTCCACAAGTTCGTTCTGGGAGGCCTTTTTTGTTCCTACAAGAAAACTTCCAGCTTctatttctgggaatcctcctgaagttcttttgAAAATCCCCAAGAACTCCTTGTACAAATCCTTCAgtagtttcttctaggaatcctgcaggagttccttcaagcaaTTTTTTAAAAGTTCCTTGTGGCAAACCTTCAGCTTTGATGGGATTCCTATAggaggttttgaaaaaaaaaaatatcctaagatcgAATCCCTCGATCCCagactgaaagaatttttgaagtttttgctAGGGAACTTCTCAGAAGTAAACCATTAGGAAAGCTGGATGAATTCATTGAAGGTATAAAAAGTGGAATCCCTAGCAAGAGATACTGTAGATATCGAAGATTGCCTTTTTGATCGAAATCAAAAGATGGACTTCCTGGATGGAAATCCCGGGTAAAAGTTTAGAAAGAATCTCCAGAagtaagttcctggaagaatacccatATTGGACAGCCGGATCACTTTGTggacttcgacaaagttgtttggcatatagtcacctacaataatgccAACCACTGAATTGTTAAACGATTACAGTGCCAcatagcggcaaaaatcgaaaattaaaaatttctgtacactaaggtctttttttacacgggtagtttttctgctttaactcggtcaattttgaacttacgtatctgattttccgtacacaggtagtactaaccgcacagagaaacagacgtaacacttagaacaaatttcatcagaaaacatcgtcacgaaaacgtaatcgcccaatgctaaacgtaatgtgtttggccgggccgccactagatggcggtagtgagcaaacgtcaaacaggagcaaaaacgatggcagcgccgcgagtggtcgatcgacctactactgaaaagttgaatcaaccgttaaaaaggtgatcgatggaaaGCAAGGacagtgtgacgtctgtttgtctgtgctaaccgtgtctacctgtgtacaaattttcatgttaattggctcaaaattgaccgagttaaagcagaaaaactacccgtgtaaaaaaagaccttagtgtatacatttggccacgttttcccatacaaacttcgagcTTGTTGAGCGCCTCCTTAGACTTGACCGATTTAGCTCAAgttaggtttttaaattttgaaaaatgtactaattttttgattttatacggaagagcacctttttctgagccactatgatttttttcagatttttagaactttattttggtacctaacatcaatttcaaacagattttctgaaatcaccttttgacagctgggcaactgtttgacagctccgcccagtacaaaatgcgacgagaggtgattcgacaaattttaAAATACGTTCCCagtcaccaaaattcatgaaaatttggatttcggctcagtttggcatgcagattcagaatatgaaattatctcaacaccgctaaagaagccaattttgaACGTTGCCTCTGGAAAACAACTGTTTTAGGAGGTAAGACcttttatttttcgatttttttttgtttttcatataagtgtgggcacaagtgtgggccaccctaaaaattatttatttttcaaacaaacaaatggaAGATCCCCTATGTtatatttcttaaatatttccatttttgacaaaaaaaaacggaCATCGTAGATCGCGTATATTTGCTACTtcagtacagtcaggtttttttacgcgggggatacgtaccgcgtgaaAAAAACTCAGTTTAAAATACAaaagaccgcgtaaaaaaagtctcaccatttctcgacaaatcattaaaaaataagacgatgaattttttttgtatggagttttcatttacgcggccgcgtaaatgaaaaccgcgtaaaaaagacctgactgtatcgcCAGAACAGCCTTCACtcacacaaagaaccaatgaaatAGCTGCATGGAACTAACAGGCATTTCCAGCGTGTGAATGTTGGTGATCTTATTTTCAATGTGCGAATGGCGCCTGTTACGTCAGATTACAGATCAATGTGGAAAACGGGCAAAAAGTGATGGTGCGATTTGCTTGCACATGGCGACCGTACaaacaggcattttttttttaataaacaaaCCACAAAATCTTTTGCAGACATATCACAATACAAAAGTTTCTtcatttttttgataaaaaaaaaaactattttcacAAGAACTTACCCAATCGTAAATTACTGTGTACTCACCGCCGCCCGCAGTTGGCTCTACGACTGCTTCGTGGCATCCAGGGCTTGCTGAGAGTTGTTCGTTCACATATGCGAGCAGAGCGGATGAAGCTGATTTGAACACGTgcactcgttttttttttgcctcgCCATACTCTACTCTATACGACGTAAGTATGGCAAGGCAAGGCAAGGCACACATTCAAAGCTCCATTGCCTCCGGCACGGTGGTGCGGCCTGatgggatgatgatgatgatcgtcgTGATGACGACAACCGCCACCAAACGATGAGAGTTGGAGTGGAGAGTAGTTATAACGAGCGAAAGAGGAGGATGCACGGTGGACCGACCAGACAACAACAACGGGAAGAAAAGTGGATTTTATTAAAAGGTTATGCGGATGCGGTTTCTCCATGGCTTCCTTTGCCGTCGCCTTCGCCATCGAGGGCTTTGAAGAATGTGCCAAGCAGGCCGTGACTTTTCGGAGTAGCTTTATGCATCTAATCAAAGTCAGTCGGGTTGTTTTCAATTAATGAcattttttcatatttgtttATTATTTGACAGAGTCTCACTATTTTATAAATTATTTCTTCAAAAGGAACAAATATAATTTGTTCTAGTTTACTATATGTACATAAATAAAGATTATGCCTTCTTCTTGactaaaaactaaaaaacaaaCATTATAAAGTCATCGGTTTCTGTTGCACGTGTGTTGAACAACATCTCTACATAGTTAATGGAAAAAAGATCCGGATTCGACGAGAACTGAATATTCTCTTCGTCTATGAATTTTGAAACGTAATGGGAGGTTAATGGTTAACTAAATTCTATACTTTGTACAAGAGGTCGCCTCCTATGACCGGTAAGCGGTGTCGACTTTTTTGACAGATGACTATTGTTCTATCGGAGCGTCAACCGTGcggtgtttgtttttgttttgttcttaTCCGCTTGAGAGTGAAATCAGTTTTATGACCGTTCGTTCAAGTAAAAACATATTCTATAGATCACAGAACAttataataattaataataagaTGACGCACGCGCACTAAAACGATACGCCCGCCTTCGGATGCAGTTGGGGACGTGCCGGCCACGTCCACACGGCCACGATCTTCTGTTCTGGTTACATTTGTATCTCGATCAATCATTGACCGTTGCTGATAGTATGTGTTGATGCGTAATGTAGGTGTATTGTTTGTGACAGTCAGTTTTGTAGTAGTATTGTTTTGTTCAGTTCAAAGCTGAGATCATCCCTACTCCCGTAAAATGCGGGGCAGCGGCCAACGAACGGGACTAGCGTGACGGGCGTCGCCGGGTCGAGTCCCGGGTGGGCGTTCAAGTATTGTTCACCAACTTTTTTGTTGACACTTCACGTTGATTTGTCTTTCGCCTGCAAGTAAAGGAAAGAGAGAGGAAAAAAATGAGGTTAGTGTCCAGTGTCGATCAAAGAAAGCGCTGGAGAGGCGGAACACTTGGGGCTGACTGACGAGTGTGGTCGGTAAGTACGTAACACGATCATTAAACACCTGGGCGCAGTAGGCGAAAAAGGCATGCGGAAAGAGCGCGAACAGCGCGCGCAGATTTAGAGCAAACGGCGTCTTTCATTCATTCGTGGGGAATTCGGAGTGGCAGCCGAGGCGGCGTTAGCTTCACAAAACTTTCCAATTTAATTGTGCAAATACAGCGCAACGAATCGTGTGCGCCTTGTGGAGTCGTCACAGGTAGGACGAGTGGACGGACGCGATGGATAGAAGACTGGAGAAGGAATGCAGACACACCAATCAGGCACATTGATTGAGGCAACTAGCGCTGCGGTTTGGCGTGGTCATTGCTTGCTGCGGTAGCATTCAATACGGTGTAGTTTGACTTTCTACCAGCATGAGCAGCAGCGCCACCGCAGAGTTCGTCAAGTCACGAACTCTAATCAAAGCGCTGTGTAACAACTACTGCTGGCAGGTCACGATTTTGTTCGACTTTGGTGAGAAATCGATCGTCGCAGTCGTGGCGCAGCTGTGTGTTGACAGTTTTCGAAATCGAAGCAAGCGGTGAAGCAAGCCAGCGACTGCGATCGATCGATCAAGACAAGGAGAATGATGGAGAGAGGGAGAGGGTGTGGGGAGCCGTCCATTTGTAATAATCAATTTTCTTCAGGTGGTGTGAATTATGTGAAACATATGTTCGAGACGCATTCGTTTCGGTTCGTCGCAACTGTCAAAACTCGTTTGACGTGTGAGCTGCGGTCGCATAGTAGAGCGAAGCATATGTTAATCAATTTATCGACTGCTTTCGTATTATAATTTTACGGTTTAGCGATCGTCGCCATCGCCTGAGGAACGTTGAGAAAATTTTGCACGTGTTCAGTTCGATCACACGAAGGCGTGGTGGAGCCAAGCCAAGATCGGATTTCTTTTGTCTCCTTCTTTTGCGTCTCTTCGCCTCGGGACGATCGGAAAGCGTAGTCTTAAGCGCCTTATTAAAATTGCAGATCGTTGTGTCGCGTTTCCGTTTCGATCGTCGCTGGCGCTGAACGGATTTTATGGTGGCGCGAGGGGATTAGACGAGAGACGGTATGCTACGCTATTTTAGGAGATTTGTAAGACTAAAAATAGTCAACCGTCGTCGTCTTCATCGGGCTTCTCGGAGGAAGCGGCGCGGCAGTTGGTGTGAATATTAATGACAGAGCGTTAATTAGCCAGGAGGGTGCGATATGCGATCACTCTCGGCATTTTTGCTCGTTCTCTTCGGTCGGCTCTTCGCGCGATCGTCAACGCCACCGCCGGTAGCGCGCTTGAATTAGGTCAAACACTTGGCGATCGTTCGTTAAACCCCGTGATCGTTGTGGCGGTGAGTTTAATTAGGTATAGCATTGGCGGCCGAGTGCAGCGTGAGTGCGACAAGCGATCACTATCCGTAGTGATCGCCAAGCCTCGAGTGCCCGTGAGATCACTATAGATCAATTTCACGCCTCGCTGCAGATGCCAATGAtcgtcaaaccaccacagctaaACGATTGTTGGCACATAATTGTTTGTCTGTGAGGATGACGCAGCACTTGACATTACCAGTTTTGGCGATCGGATCGGTTTTCCCCGAAGCGAAAACAACAACCCATCACTCAAGCAAGAAGTACTTGATCACCTTCTCTTGAATACCTGCTAAACTACCCAGCCAGGCGAAAAAGGAGTTGGAAGAATTAAAATTTTTATGGATACCGAAAGCCTTGACGTAACCACCCCAACCAACGATACGCGACAACCGTTGAGAAGAGACGCGAAAAAAAGATCAAGCCCATTACAAAATCTCGGCAATTTATTTAATTTGATCCACTCACACAATCCACCGCCAGCCGAAGCCACTGACTGACAGCGAAACCCTCCAACAGGAGGAGGAACCGGCGGAGCGAGGAGTGCCCGCGTGAAAAAAGAGCGGTGATCGTTGTTTGTTAGTGCCTTCATTTTAATAACCCGATGCAGGTGTTcatttttgtgttgaaaatatcgCACACTCGTCCGTCTCGTCTCGTTGCCGCGGCGCAGTCGGGGTCGGATGCGATGGGTACAACAGAGCCGGATCGACGAATGTGGGAAAGGCGCCGCCGGTTCAAAAGAGAGGGAGATGTAGACAGAGAGACGGGACGCGGAGGGTGAAAAAAGGTTAAAACAATCTTTTTTCGCTTCTCGCGCTGCGCCCCTCTCCTATCACCGTCTCGTTCCCTTGATTCGGTTGAGCAGCCATTCCCACGTTCAGCGATTTTGCATTCTTGTTTGTTTGTAGGTACCGCTCATGTGACTCcggttctgggaatttctccacgaacaaCAACGGTACTTGATCGCTAGGGAAATCCGACACTTACCACATTGGTTGACTCGCTGATACtgctactactgctgctggcACTGGAACTATTGGAAACGGCAGGACTGACAGGAACATTTGCAGCAATGCTACCATTGGCCAGGATGGTGTTAGGACTTGGTCGAACTCCTAGCGGCTGCCGAGGACCCACCGGTGTGGACTCCATAGGTTCCATCGTGCTCTGATGACTAGCCAATGCTTGAACGGGATCGAAACTGTTCACGGCCGGATGGGACTCCAGAGCACTCTGAAGATCACAAATATAATCGATGACGTTCTGGATGACCTCCAGCTTGGATAGTTTGCGGTTCTTCGGCATGAACGGCACCAAATCCTTCAACTTTGACAAATACATCTGGATCTCGGCATTCTCCCCATCACGGTGTCGCTGAACCCGGCCGTTGGCAATCGCCGGCACCGAAGCTCCCGTTGCACACACCGCTGTGATGGCCTTCATCTTCCTTgctcgtttgacacaaattttggCGGATTTACTTCCGGATATTCTCCGGTATCTTTTTTTGCACTAGAATCACTTGGAAGTAcaacttccaaaaaaaatcccactGCTTCACACTTTGCTTCAATCTATCTCACAATATCCTTCAGCGTAGCACGCTCAATCAGCTCAAATTATCCTTCAAGGTTATCACTGCGCCTTCAACTGCCCCAACACTTGCTTCACCTCTTTCTCTAGAAAGAATTTCTCCCAACACtcaagaagagaaaaaaaaacaacgagacACACGGTCAGTCAGACGGAtcaacgagagcgcaatcaaaaCGCGTGCGGTACACTCGAGCGCTAACACAAGAATGAGTGCAAATGGTTCGACTGCGCCAGTTCATCACTTCTCCCGACCCGGGTTCGTTCGTTCCTCTGCAGCGATCGG contains the following coding sequences:
- the LOC109401226 gene encoding protein extra-macrochaetae, with amino-acid sequence MKAITAVCATGASVPAIANGRVQRHRDGENAEIQMYLSKLKDLVPFMPKNRKLSKLEVIQNVIDYICDLQSALESHPAVNSFDPVQALASHQSTMEPMESTPVGPRQPLGVRPSPNTILANGSIAANVPVSPAVSNSSSASSSSSSISESTNVAKDKST